The Epinephelus lanceolatus isolate andai-2023 chromosome 17, ASM4190304v1, whole genome shotgun sequence region TGACAGCTCAGGTGTGACAGATCAGGTGTGACAGCTCAGTTGTAACAGCTCAGGTGTGTCAGCTCAGGTGTGACAGCTCAGGTGTGTCAGCTCAGGTGTGTCAGCTCAGGTGTGTCAGCTCAGGTGTGACAGCTCAGGTGTGTCAGCTCAGGTGTGTCAGCTCAGGTGTGACAGCTCAAGTTACAGCCTGATTCAAACTGCTTCACATGATgaaacaaaaatagaaattatAATTACTATATGTGTAGATAaggatctcgtaattacgagataaggtgtctaattttttttatccagtgaatgcaatgcgcTTCCGTAGTATCTGACAAAGGGTTATTTAAATCTATCTGATCTATATTGATCTGtctatatgtatgtgtgtgtgtgtgtgtgtgtgtgtgtatacagatGATGAAAATTATGTGGTCATGTGCTAAAGGTCACATGATGTTATATATATTACAAATGTCAATCAACAGTATATATGATGAAAGTTATGTAACGATCTCTGTGATAGATGAAGATGTCGGCTCTCTTTGTTGCCACGGAAACGAGCTGCCGGCCTGGTTCTACCcacatgaagtgtgtgtgtgtgtgtgtgtgtgtgtgtgtgtgtgtgtgggtcagtGGGAGGTGTAGTGGACTCGTCAGCTTATTTTCATCCTACCTGCTGTGACAGAGACAATTTGAACTGTTTGACTgtataaatatgttttattatttaaccCCGACCTGTCCAGGCTCTGTGTTCACTATATATACCTGGTTTATATAAAACACATCAGCGTAGGTGTAAACAGATATGAGGACATTATTACAGCTGTTtaactgtgttgtttttattatctgtttatacagagaaataaatcaacaaataaGTTCCagataaaataacatttaagaaaatagtaaaatacaaacaaaagaagATGAAAGGTGATTTGttaaatacaatataaataaaattagacAAAGTAAAGAGTTGGTTGATAAATACActcaatataaaataaacagttCCACCATGAAGCACTTTTAAACTGCTGatgacatattttatattatttaatattatttctggTCACCAGTCAGACTGTGTGAGGACAGACTGGAACTGTTGTGTCCTCACTCTTTGTCTCAGAGGACacgtctttgtgtttctgtatcAGAGTCCACGTTGCCGGTCTGAATAAAGGTGGGATGGACACGTTCATCGACAACCTGCCCGGTTTCCCTGACAACATCCGCCCGAGCTCGACCGGAGGTTACTGGGTGGCCATGTCGGCGGTGCGGCCCAACCCCGGCTTCTCCATGCTGGACTTCCTGTCCCAGAGACCCTGGATCAAGAAACTCATCTTCAAGGtgaaaagacacagagacagagacagaccagGTCCAGGTCCAGCTGCTCCTGGACCTTCAGGGAAACTTTCAGGACCCAgaaagtttttatgtcttagTTCAGGAGACGCTGGTCTCCAGATCAGCCAATCAGTGTGAAGCACCGATCAGTGTAGATGAGCTATGTTCAAAGAGACAATAACAACCTGTAGGTGTCCGCGTAGGGACCATAATGACTAACAGGTGTCCTCGTAGAGACGATAACAACCTGTAGGTGTCCTCGTGGGTGTCCTCTTAGTGACATTAAAAATTCTCAGGTGCCCCATTAAAAACAATAGTGACCCGCAGGTGTCTTTGTAGAGACGATCATAACCTGTAGGTGTCCTCGTAGGGACGATAACGACCTGCAGGTGTTCTCGTAGGGACCATAATGGCTAACAGGTGTCCTCGTAGAGACATTAAAAATTCTCAGGTGCCCTGTTAAAAACAATAGTGACCCGCAGGTGTCATAACCTGCATGTGTCCTTGTAGAGACGGTAACTGTGTTCATCATAAGAAACAACAGTCTTGAATGTCCTGTCGTCTGATTGGCTGTCTGTTGTCTCGTGGAGGCGGAGCTTTGAGAGGCTGTAAATGTTTTCCAGGAGTCCTGCAGTTTTTACATCCGACACTTTTCAGACCAGGAAATCTGAACAAACCAAGAAGGTTCTGCAGAGTTTGATTTTCAGATCCTGTGATGTAATAACTTTCTTTCCGTCTTTGTAACCTTTATCCTGGCTTCctatttccttccttccttccctcctccctcctctgcagCTCTTCAGTCAGGACGTCCTGGTGAAGTTCGTCCCTCGGTACAGCCTGGTGGCGGAGCTCCATGAAGGTGGCGTCTGCACACGGAGCTTCCACGACCCCAACGGCCTGGTGGTGGCTTACGTCAGTGAAGTCCACGAGCATGATGGGAGCCTGTACATGGGCTCCTTCCGCTCACCGTACATCGCCAAACTTGACCTGCGCAAGGTCTAAAGACAATAAAGACCAATTGACTGATGGATGTACAGACGGACATGTGTGACTTAGTAAGAAGTCTGAAACCGCGACGTGGTGTTCTTCTTTAACAGTGATGTCATGATGCACCAGGAGGTAAATGAAAACCTGTCACAGGTGTGTTGTCAGACTCGGGCGGCGGTCAGTCTGGGATTTTGTTCCAGAGTGAAAGTTCTCGACACACATGAGAGATTACCCTGAAATTCAAACACTGTGTCTCCAGAAGGTGAACCCAAGGGACGCTGCCGACAGGACAGCCTGGTAACCATAGTGACAgtctgacatcatgtttgtgtTAGACTTTTTCGTTTTGCAGACATCATGGAGCGTGATCAGGCTGGGTATAGAAATTTTATATCTTCTTTGGTACTAAATGTGTCTGTAGCTCAGAGTTTAAAATCAGGTTCTGATAATTGACATCAAATTTCCGAAACATGATTTTGTTGACTTCCTGATTTAAATCTTAATTtatccagttttggttttcGCTTGGCGTCTCGTCAGACATTTAACAGCTGATTTggttcaataaataaaatgtgttggtGGGAAAACATGAGTgaggaataaaaaaagttttggtaTCGACCCTTTCAGGGCTGACATCacgatgacatcacagtgacatcatgttatcagctggaggtgcagctgcctctcccccacagggctgtaggctccacaggagtgttaaaatgtgtttgtcttgttgtgttattgggagccagaatagaaggagtcatggctcaaaaccagccgccactgcccgtcaacaaaaacaaagacaactatggttaaatgtgataagaccaaaggactggacggaggccatcatcaaaaatgctcacatgtgcagcgcacacttcatatcaggttagggaaaaagtatttcctgttgtagggatgaataaggttatgtgtattaagggttatcatgtccacctcatcagaaactggggagggattaagaggaagattggatttctctgcaacgctaactttttagcacattagctaacgttagcttccatagcaaaacaaatatTGGATTTCCCCATAATATTAGCtctttagcacattagctaacgttcacttccagtttgtgtcagagtgcgctcccacactcagaatgagtgtttctgaacgcaccactcacatccttcctccatcgtctaaaacaagacaacagaagttgttagctagtgctagcgttagctaatgtctgtggagaactgctCTGGCTCCATCTAAGCCTTGCCCATCAAAAAACGtcacactgtttactaacagttaAAGGGTCTATTAGCACTGAAACTCGGGTTGTGTTCGGCAAACAATTTCGGGCCCTAAAATAACGCTCACCTGGTTAAAAGAAAAATTCCCACACCaaccagccaaaaaaaaaagatagctTAAGCTAATTAACTCGCTCACAAGCTATTTGGCTGATTCACCAGTaggttagcttgctagcttggTCATTGTAGCGCTAACTAGCTGCTCCTAGCCATAAACCTGCAGGCAGACAGGATGAACTTCCAACATCAGTGTTTGTTTACCTGTTAATGTTTTGGGCTCCCAGTCTGCGCTAACCTACAGAGCTAACTGGCTTGGATAGCACTGTTACTGCTACTAGCTGCCATTTCTCACCGTAGTATGTTAGCTAGCCTGAGCCAACAGATAGCATCAAAGTTTGTGCCTGTagtaaaagaaataattttatcattataaaaaaaacagtaaaaactgtCAGGCTGTCATAACATCATGCTGTGTGTTCACCCTCGACTGTTTGTAAAGCAGCGACAGAAATATTAAGCCTGAGTTTTATTACTTTGAATGACACTTTTGGTTGACGTAAAGCGCCCATGTTTGTTCGGTTTTCCTGAAATTTCTTTATTAATGAACACCAAGTCAAAGATAGATTCTGAGTTGTAAAAACAACTTGGGTGTAAAAGCTAATCACAAGTCAGAAGGTGTTATGTATAAATTTTAGCATGTTGGAAAGTTAGCATGGTGATAGAGCCCTGCAGGaatgagttagcatgttagcacttcctgtttccttgtctcaaagtcagtgtgtttttggagaTGTGTGAAATAAGGACTGTGGTTAACACCAGCTGAGACCCCACTGTCAGTTTACagcttaatgtgtttttaaccggtgtctaaatgagactacagaacgtcatcacgccCAACACGACTTTACCAACATCGTCcccctgcagagtttcagagccACTGTATGAGACATGCACATGCGCAAGCCCGAGAAGACGGGGTATCTGTCAGTCACAGTCTCCTGTCAGTCAAAACCTTACCAGTTTTTAATTCAGCCAATCACTTAACAGCAGTGGGAAGAGTCAACATTTCAACTAGCTAGCAGTGCTAGCACTAGCTAGCATCTGTGTATCAAcccccaattcaaccactgctcattttaaaaGGACCACGGCGGGATAACGTGTCCTCTGTTTAAATTATCGGACAGTTAACGGACAATAAATCATAgctgtttgtttctggctgctagCGTTAGCTAACACAGCTAGCAGAGCTCACTGATGATTCAGCTGCTTTACTTTGAGAAACGAATTTTTCTGAtcgtgtttgttgttttgacattttcattgtttttgaaATGAGGTGCCAAATGTTCAAATTTAAATCTGTGACCAGGATCTTTATTTGCACGAAGATgtttaactctgttttaaacatttaaaacgtGACGGCAGAAACACGTTTCTTTCACAGTAGTTTTGATGTGTATTTTTAGCTTCCTGGCTCGTCGCTGACGACGGACTGATTTCTCTCTGTCAACTCTTTTCCTTCAGTTGTGTTTGAACCTGTTCTGCAGCTTTTCAGCTTCctttcaataaaaacaaatgaatcatGAAATCTGTTCATTTGTTCTCTAAATATTTCTTTAACCTTTGTAACacctgtttgttttcctctttacCTCAGTGACGTCACAGTTCATCTGCAGGTTAAAGTCAAAGTTCTTGCGATGATCTCAGATGTTATGAGCTGTTAGCTCTTTCCTAATAAACATTTCTGTGACAGTTTGAACACACCAGACACGTGGCTGCTGTTCATGATtgtgaccagcaggtggcgtcTGCACTCAACACAACCACAGATTAAAGAGGACACAGTTTCTTCTTCACTGCATCACTGAGTGTTTCTGTACAGGAAATAAATCTGCAGGAAAAGTTCAGTTAAAaatgttggttttatttttcagtgcaGAGTTGAGTTTGACAGGTGAGCGGAGGCGGAGAGCAGCAGGTGAGGATGATGGAGGATGAAGGTGGGACGCAGCCCGTGGTTTCAGGATGAACAGGTGAATTGTCTGACCATGGTCTTGTTCTCCCAGGGAATCACCCAGACCTCCGTGTGACACTGAAACGTCTGAAAGACACAACAGGAAGTAGAATTTTAACCACAAACCCTCTGAACACAGCGTCACAGACGTGTTGTGGTTTAACAAGACTCCAGGAAGTAGTCCAGCACGTGATGTCATCTAACTGAGAAGCAAAGAGTCAAACTGTCCCCATCCATCCTGCTGAGTCACCTGGTGCAGGTCGTCACCTTCAGGCTGAACGTCACAGTTGGACAGATCTCTGTTGTTGTCTCGTTTACGGCAGACGGTTCGGGTCATGTCCAAATCCACGGCGTACAGAGCTCCCTCAACGACCtgaaatacagtatttttgTCTCCTGTAAATCCTTCACATCTCCTCGTGTCAGATTCAGCCTGTGACATCATGTAAGAGTATTTTAGGTTGACCcgcctttgacctttgaccccacaGAAATGATGCGTTTCCTGTGTCGTACCTTCATCTGTGCTCTGGTGATGCTGAGGGGTTTGAAGAGGAAGATGTCAtttgacatgttgttgtagaaGGAGACGGCGCTGTCCACGGCCTGCAGAGGGCCCAGGTCCATCGTACTGATATCCCGCCATGTTCCAACCATGGGGCCGCCATCTTGGCTGCCCTCTGCCGACGTcacagctgcagaggaaaaGGAGGACGGACACAGATGGACAGAGACCTGAACAAGGTGCCAACATGTGTACAGTCTGtggctgtgtttgtttatttactttattaatccccctgaggggaaattcagtgttttcactcttgcttgttaattacacacaggtttgaaagacacacacgtgcacaaacaggacctatacatgcacaaagtggagagatgtcagagtgaggcgcctgctcaagggcacctcggtaGTGcccagaggggtattccaggtaggaggttcaacaaactctgagtctaaccctgaactctgagttgatttactctgagatgggaaactctgagttactggttccagaacagctgatttgagttagttcagtcagctctgagtatgttcactctgagttaagccgacaataaaaagccatcatcaatggagctccgactccacgattcaccatggcaacaggtaaataaaagacaggcctccattttaatccagtggatgtagagatattaatgcatgtgtagcagacggtgcacgtttatctttaaaagaagagcctgagtcagagcgaggaaagtgtcaataagttaaccataaagttaataaaaaagtttactcatcatttatcagacttacatttccttaatgaagataaagtggtggaatctgactgtgtatcaggctgtagatacattatattaataatatataataatatatttgttgagatttaatctgatggggaaaaacacaggaggcagaagatttaaaacatataggctaggctatagatcaaagacataaagacatgactgtaaactcacagtctgacccagtaataacatgtttggtgatttgcacttgaaaagacgttgaggttaaaatacagtagattttaaaatgttgcacatctatttgtatcttgactcaacagcattcagtgactttatttcagctacaaatgtagtaaatttaaagacagtgaaatgctgcaccattgctcactcagaaatatgaacatataatccccaatattaggctataggaattatgttccatcagtgcgaccaatgacatcagtgacagagatcattagtcattgatactacgtgtctaaagcttcatacccatttttaaaatgtaaataattagacctacacattatgtgcaataaacatttgggagctgctctgacagactgacagtctgatccttgtgcacagtgttataaaaataataaatataaaaaggacagaggtttgattctgagctgagggtgaattctcgctgtgtgttatttgaatgtaaagacaaaaactgatgtccaaagaaatgactgatgtgcataaattcagtaacttcagacagtcctgagtaacaaactaatatccagcaggatttagactgtgacagacggtaaatctccgctaatgaATGCGCTTCcatacaagctttgacacggactgaatgaatgaggaaatgaaacagcgtgtaagagggaggagacagagaaacactcagggtttattgaagaaaacctgtcagcgagcaggttatgttcacagagtctgttaccatggtgactgactcagagtttccctcatctcagggttaacttactctgagttttcactaaacctgctttctgGAATATCCCTctggaggtgaactggcacctctccagccaccagtccacacttgGTCCGggcggggactcgaacaggcgaccctccagttcccaacccaagtccctatggactgagccagTCCagcgtctgtctgtctgtctgtctgtctgtctgtctgtctctgtgtgtgtctgtgtctctgtgtgtgtctctgtgtgtgtgtctgtgtgtgtgtctgtgtgtgtgtctctgtgtgtgtctctgtgtgtgtgtctatgtgtgtgtctgtgtctctgtgtgtgtgtctgtgtgtgtgtctgtgtctgtgtgtgtgtctctgtgtgtgtctgtgtgtgtctctgtgtgtgtctgtgtgtgtgtctgtgtctctgtgtgtgtctctgggaCGGAGGAGTTTGACTCAGCAGAATTTTCTTTTCATCATGAACAAAGTTTTTCTTCAGAAActaaaacagctgtttttaatAAA contains the following coding sequences:
- the cst7 gene encoding cystatin-F; translated protein: MMGPKTLLLVSLLTVLAVTSAEGSQDGGPMVGTWRDISTMDLGPLQAVDSAVSFYNNMSNDIFLFKPLSITRAQMKVVEGALYAVDLDMTRTVCRKRDNNRDLSNCDVQPEGDDLHQTFQCHTEVWVIPWENKTMVRQFTCSS